One Misgurnus anguillicaudatus chromosome 20, ASM2758022v2, whole genome shotgun sequence DNA segment encodes these proteins:
- the prf1.3 gene encoding perforin-1.3 yields the protein MKNFNWINIVSAVQMAPVLLLLFLPIALCCEQAPSTECENMPFVPGHNLVGEGFDIVRMKTTGAFVVDVRTYMTGGEHGNCTMCDNKLLKKKQKLPASVLDWRIKVKCRRSVSARVHETANSVIKDTTNSASISWKVGLGLPGVAGVALGGTHSKSARFAQSHASKDKFSYTSHTFSCSYYTFRLHARPPLTKEFNGSIKALPAQFNSKSEAAYNHFISIYGTHFLRRVSLGGSVKSTTAVRTCKVAMTGLSVNDVSNCLSVEASGVIKGVQLKAQTEFCKAKQKKLERSHSFSASFSDRVTEMTGGNGKHHDILFTPNNKSGYGPWLESLKTIPGVVSYTLSSLHMLVTHDPVRKASLQAAISKYITKNALNIGCSSKCKVGHRKINCACKCSGHQRIDSDCCPSQPGVATLTVVVISGAGLWGDYFTATDGYVKVFYGSQGATTHVIWNNNFPYWNYRVSFGTVDLRQRTPIKFEVWDRDNRWDDDHLGGGSVIPTRSNGMQKRMGLKHGSFLVSISAHCGPRLGGAFCEKYTPAPDGDTILTDYNPLMPVSFNVSNGFAGKTFL from the exons ATGAAAAACTTCAACtggataaat ATTGTGTCTGCAGTACAAATGGCTCCGGTTCTTCTTCTGCTGTTTCTCCCTATTGCCCTCTGCTGCGAACAGGCCCCTAGCACCGAATGCGAGAATATGCCTTTCGTACCCGGGCATAATTTGGTGGGAGAGGGCTTTGATATTGTGCGAATGAAGACCACAGGAGCCTTCGTGGTGGACGTGCGCACCTATATGACAGGAGGAGAACATGGCAACTGCACTATGTGTGACAACAAACTGCTCAAAAAGAAGCAAAAGTTGCCGGCATCTGTACTCGACTGGCGCATCAAGGTAAAATGTCGCCGTAGCGTCAGCGCCAGGGTGCACGAAACCGCCAACTCTGTGATTAAAGACACCACCAATTCAGCCAGCATCAGCTGGAAGGTTGGATTGGGTCTGCCAGGCGTGGCAGGCGTGGCCTTAGGTGGCACTCATTCGAAGTCAGCAAGGTTCGCACAGAGCCATGCATCTAAAGACAAGTTCTCCTACACAAGTCACACCTTCTCCTGCAGCTATTACAC ATTCCGTCTCCATGCTCGTCCTCCACTAACCAAAGAGTTCAACGGTTCCATCAAAGCCCTTCCTGCTCAATTCAACAGCAAGTCAGAGGCGGCCTACAACCACTTCATCTCCATCTACGGAACGCACTTTCTGCGGAGAGTCAGCCTGGGTGGGAGCGTAAAATCGACTACTGCCGTGAGAACCTGCAAAGTTGCCATGACGGGACTGTCGGTAAACGACGTGAGTAACTGCTTATCGGTAGAGGCGTCTGGGGTTATCAAGGGTGTGCAGTTGAAAGCGCAGACGGAGTTCTGCAAAGCCAAGCAGAAAAAACTAGAGCGAAGCCACAGCTTCAGCGCCTCTTTCTCTGACCGTGTTACTGAAATGACAGGGGGCAATGGTAAGCATCACGATATCCTCTTTACTCCTAACAACAAAAGCGGGTATGGACCATGGCTCGAGTCATTGAAGACGATCCCAGGCGTAGTTTCTTATACGCTTTCTTCACTCCATATGTTGGTGACACACGACCCAGTCAGAAAAGCCAGTTTACAGGCCGCCATTAGTAAATACATaacaaaaaatgctttaaatatTGGCTGCTCCTCAAAATGCAAGGTGGGGCATCGTAAGATTAACTGTGCGTGTAAATGCAGCGGTCATCAACGTATTGATAGTGATTGCTGTCCAAGCCAGCCAGGAGTGGCCACTTTGACCGTGGTAGTGATAAGCGGTGCGGGACTGTGGGGAGATTATTTCACCGCAACGGATGGTTATGTAAAAGTGTTTTACGGAAGCCAAGGGGCTACGACACATGTGATTTGGAACAACAACTTTCCTTATTGGAACTATCGTGTGTCCTTTGGAACCGTGGATCTGAGGCAACGAAC GCCAATTAAGTTTGAGGTGTGGGACCGTGATAACCGCTGGGATGATGATCACCTGGGAGGAGGTTCTGTTATTCCAACTCGAAGCAACGGTATGCAGAAGCGGATGGGTCTTAAGCATGGCAGTTTTCTGGTCTCCATTAGTGCACATTGTGGCCCGAGACTTGGAGGTgcattctgtgaaaaatatACCCCTGCACCAGATGGTGACACTATTCTAACTGATTACAACCCATTGATGCCAGTTTCATTTAATGTATCAAATGGTTTTGCAGgaaaaacatttctgtaa